The Streptomyces vinaceus genome contains the following window.
CCGTGGCTGATAGCAGCGCCTACGCGACGATCGACGCCGGGGACGGCGCGAGCGCCCTCGCGCTGGTCGCGACCACCGGAAGCGGCGCGGCCGCGAGCGTCCGGGGTGGCGGACATCACGGCGCCGGGCCGTCCGACGACCGGGGCGACGGCCACGGGAACGGCCACGGCCCGGGGAACGGGCACGAGCACGGCCACGGGCACGGAGGACACCACGGACACGGCGGACACCACTGCCCGCCGCCGCCTCCCCCGCCGTGTCCGCCGAAGCCGACCCCGACCCCCACCCCCACCCCGACGCCCACGCCGCCTCCGCCGCCGCCGCCGAAGCCACCGGTGCCCGCCCCGAAGCCCACGCCGCCGCCCCCGCCACCTCCGCAGGCCAAGCCGCAGCCGAAGCCGCCGGTGCCGGCCCCGCCGAAGCCGGTGCCGCCGCCCCCGCTCCAGGTGAAGGCGCCCGACCCCGTGGTGACGCCCCCGCCCCCGCCCCCGAAGAAGCCGGTGGCCAGGCCCGCCTACCACACGGCGGCCGTGAAGCGGCCCGAGCACCACATCTCACCGGTGACCTTCACCCTGATGACCGCGGCTCCCGCGGTGCTCGCGATCGTCGCGCTGCGCCCGCGCTAGACCCGCCCCGCACACCAGACTTCGTGACCGATTGGGAGTCATCTTGTCGGAATGGCTCGTCCTGACCCTCGCGATGGCGGCGGCCTGCGCCGTGGTGCTGTCCATCGCCTTCATCAACCAACGGCGGATCGGCGACGACGACGATCCCAGCGAGACCCCGGACGTCATCGAGTACATGACGATGATGATCGGCGTGATCTACGCGATCGTGCTGGGCCTGGCGATCGCGGGTGTCTGGGAGGGCCGCGGGGCCGCCCAGGAGTACGTGCGCCAGGAGGCCCAGGCCCTGCACGAGATCAGCGTCCGCTCCGAGGTCTACCCGGCCGACGTGCGCAAGAAGATCCGGTCCGACGTCGACGCGTACGTGACGTACGTGGTGGACACGGAGTGGAAGGAGATGGCCGACCACGGCGATCTCACCGACCGCAGCGGGGAGCTGCTGGAACGTATCCGCCGGGACGTCACGGACTACGAACCGCAGACCGACCACGAGGGACAGGCGTACCAGCCGCTCGTGGACCAGGTCGCGATCGCGGACGACGCGCGCAACGCACGCGGCCAGAGCGCCGGGGCGACGATGCCGGGGGTGGTGTGGTTCGGGCTGATCGCAGGGGCACTGGTGACGGTGGGCCTGGTCTTCACCCTGCAGATCCGCCGCTCGTTCCGGGAACTGCTGCTGGCGGGCCTGTTCAGTGCCCTGATCGCCTTCCTGCTGTTCCTGATCTGGGACTTCGACGCACCGTTCGGACGCGGTATCGCCGCGACCGCCGAACCCTTCCTCGCCCAGTTCCCGCACCTGCCGCTCGGCGGCTGAGGCGCGGGGCCGGGCCCCGGGCGCACGCACCCGCGCCCCACCCAAACCGGGGACGGGCCTCCCGTCCCCGGTTCGGCCTACGTCCGTGCCCCATTCGCCCGTTCCTGATCGCGGGTCACCACGCCCGGACCTAGCGTGTCGGACATCGAGGCGCACGACCTCCCACGTGCGGAAACCGTTCCGCGGCTGCTCCTCGGAGATCCGGAGATCAACCATGGGTGCGATACGCAGCAACGCCACAGCCCTGCTGAGCGCCGGCGCCACGTGCGCCGTACTCGCGCTCGGCGCCCTCGGCGCGCCCTCCGCGACCGCGGCCGAGCCCGTCACCCCCTTCGCCGTCGCCATCACTCCATCGCAGGTCGCCCCGGGCGGCCAGACGGTGGTCTCCGCCCCCGGCTGCAACGTCGCCGAAGCCACCGTCTCGTCCGGAGTCTTCGACACGGTCGTCATCGGACGCGGGAAGACCGCCCGGGTGACCGTGGACAGCGACGCCCGGCGCGGAGCCGTCTACTCCGTCACCTTCACCTGCAACGGGGTGAACCGTTCGGCGGACCTCACCATCACCGGCGGCACAACCAAGCCCACCACCAGCTCCACCTCCACGTCGACGGCCGCCTCCGCGGCCTCCCGGGGTGCCTCCCTCGGCGTACGCGGCGGTCTGGGCGGCAGCGTGGCCGGGATGGATCCCCGGGAGCTCGGCGCGGGCGCCGCGCTCTTCCTCGCGGCCGCCGGCGGTACGGCGTACGTAC
Protein-coding sequences here:
- a CDS encoding DUF4239 domain-containing protein, whose translation is MSEWLVLTLAMAAACAVVLSIAFINQRRIGDDDDPSETPDVIEYMTMMIGVIYAIVLGLAIAGVWEGRGAAQEYVRQEAQALHEISVRSEVYPADVRKKIRSDVDAYVTYVVDTEWKEMADHGDLTDRSGELLERIRRDVTDYEPQTDHEGQAYQPLVDQVAIADDARNARGQSAGATMPGVVWFGLIAGALVTVGLVFTLQIRRSFRELLLAGLFSALIAFLLFLIWDFDAPFGRGIAATAEPFLAQFPHLPLGG